In one window of Macrotis lagotis isolate mMagLag1 chromosome 5, bilby.v1.9.chrom.fasta, whole genome shotgun sequence DNA:
- the MEA1 gene encoding male-enhanced antigen 1 isoform X1: MGGAAGASNWVPQFRPRKSKCGFGRGLGAARACMATVLLRDDKMGPERIFPNQNEDLGQHQGPTDGTGDWSSEEHEEEPEDLGPGPTDYLYQPLNQDPEQEEVELAPVEGTEDAATDIQERIQALGLHLPDPPVESEDEEEEGAVALSSRSSIPMDPEHVELVKRTMAGVSLPAPGVPAWAQEISDAQWEDVVQKTLQARQTTSTWK, from the exons ATGGGCGGGGCCGCGGGAGCCAGTAATTGGGTTCCACAGTTCCGGCCCCGGAAGTCAAAGTGCGGGTTCGGCCGCGGGCTCGGAGCAG cccGGGCCTGCATGGCAACAGTGCTTCTGCGGGACGACAAGATGGGTCCCGAGCGGATCTTCCCAAACCAGAATGAGGATCTGGGGCAGCATCAGGGGCCCACAGACGGCACGGGTGACTGGAGCAGTGAAGAACACGAGGAGGAGCCCGAAGACTTGGGGCCGGGCCCGACAGACTATTTGTACCAGCCTCTGAACCAGGACCCTGAGCAAGAAGAAGTGGAACTGGCACCAGTGGAAGGTACTGAGGATGCTGCCACTGACATTCAGGAACGGATCCAG GCCCTGGGGCTGCACCTGCCTGACCCTCCTGTGGAGagtgaagatgaagaagaggagggagcTGTCGCACTTAGCAGCAGAAGCTCCATACCCATGGACCCAG AACACGTGGAGCTGGTCAAACGGACGATGGCTGGTGTAAGCCTGCCCGCCCCAGGAGTCCCTGCTTGGGCCCAGGAGATTTCAGACGCCCAGTGGGAGGATGTGGTACAGAAGACTCTACAGGCTCGACAGACAACCTCTACATGGAAGTAA
- the MEA1 gene encoding male-enhanced antigen 1 isoform X2, which translates to MATVLLRDDKMGPERIFPNQNEDLGQHQGPTDGTGDWSSEEHEEEPEDLGPGPTDYLYQPLNQDPEQEEVELAPVEGTEDAATDIQERIQALGLHLPDPPVESEDEEEEGAVALSSRSSIPMDPEHVELVKRTMAGVSLPAPGVPAWAQEISDAQWEDVVQKTLQARQTTSTWK; encoded by the exons ATGGCAACAGTGCTTCTGCGGGACGACAAGATGGGTCCCGAGCGGATCTTCCCAAACCAGAATGAGGATCTGGGGCAGCATCAGGGGCCCACAGACGGCACGGGTGACTGGAGCAGTGAAGAACACGAGGAGGAGCCCGAAGACTTGGGGCCGGGCCCGACAGACTATTTGTACCAGCCTCTGAACCAGGACCCTGAGCAAGAAGAAGTGGAACTGGCACCAGTGGAAGGTACTGAGGATGCTGCCACTGACATTCAGGAACGGATCCAG GCCCTGGGGCTGCACCTGCCTGACCCTCCTGTGGAGagtgaagatgaagaagaggagggagcTGTCGCACTTAGCAGCAGAAGCTCCATACCCATGGACCCAG AACACGTGGAGCTGGTCAAACGGACGATGGCTGGTGTAAGCCTGCCCGCCCCAGGAGTCCCTGCTTGGGCCCAGGAGATTTCAGACGCCCAGTGGGAGGATGTGGTACAGAAGACTCTACAGGCTCGACAGACAACCTCTACATGGAAGTAA
- the KLHDC3 gene encoding kelch domain-containing protein 3 isoform X1, whose protein sequence is MLRWTVHLEGGPRRVNHAAVAVGHRVYSFGGYCSGEDYETLRQIDVHVFNAVSLRWTKLPPMRSSGQAGEVPYMRYGHSAVLIDDTVYLWGGRNDTEGACNVLYGFDINTHKWFTPKVSGTVPGARDGHSACVLGKNMYVFGGYEQLADCFSNDIHKLDTSSMTWTLISAKGTPARWRDFHSATMLGNRMYVFGGRADRFGPFHSNNEIYCNRIRIFDTRAEAWLECPPTPLLPEGRRSHSAFGYNGELYIFGGYNARLNRHFHDLWKFNPVSFSWKKIEPKGKGPCPRRRQCCCIVGDKIVLFGGTSPSPEEGLGDEFDLMDHSDLHILDFSPSLKTLCKLAVIQYNLDQTCLPHDIRWELTAMTTNSNISRPIASSHG, encoded by the exons ATGTTACGGTGGACAGTGCACCTGGAGGGCGGGCCCCGCAGGGTGAATCACGCAGCTGTGGCTGTGGGGCACCGGGTGTATTCATTTGGAGGATACTGCTCAGGAGAAGATTATGAGACATTGCGCCAGATTGATGTGCATGTCTTCAATGCAG TGTCTCTGCGGTGGACGAAGCTACCCCCAATGAGGTCCAGCGGACAGGCTGGGGAAGTGCCCTACATGCGTTATGGACATTCAGCCGTCCTCATTGATGACACGGTCTACCTGTGGGGTGGACGCAATGACACAGAAGGAGCCTGCAATGTGCTCTATGGCTTCGATATCA ATACTCACAAGTGGTTCACACCCAAGGTATCTGGCACAGTGCCTGGGGCCAGAGATGGACATTCAGCCTGCGTTCTGGGGAAGAACATGTATGTCTTTGGGGGTTATGAGCAGCTG GCTGACTGCTTTTCCAATGATATCCACAAGCTAGATACCAGCAGCATGACATGGACCCTCATTTCTGCAAAG GGCACTCCTGCACGATGGCGGGACTTTCATTCAGCTACAATGTTGGGTAACCGTATGTATGTTTTTGGTGGTCGAGCTGACCGATTTGGACCCTTTCACTCCAATAATGAGATCTATTGTAACCGAATACGTATCTTTGACACGAGGGCTGAGGCTTGGTTGGAGTGTCCCCCTACCCCACTATTGCCTGAGGGCCGAAGAAGCCACTCTGCCT ttGGGTACAATGGGGAGCTATACATATTTGGTGGCTACAATGCAAGGCTGAATCGGCATTTTCATGATCTCTGGAAGTTCAACCCAG TGTCCTTCTCTTGGAAGAAGATTGAGCCTAAGGGAAAGGGACCATGCCCCCGCCGGCGCCAGTGCTGTTGCATCGTGGGAGACAAGATTGTCCTCTTTGGGGGTACTAG TCCTTCTCCTGAGGAAGGCCTGGGAGATGAGTTTGATCTCATGGACCACTCCGACCTACACATTCTAGACTTTA GTCCCAGCCTGAAGACCTTGTGCAAACTAGCTGTGATTCAGTATAACCTGGACCAGACCTGTTTGCCCCATGACATCAG GTGGGAGCTGACTGCCATGACCACCAACAGCAACATCAGCCGCCCTATTGCATCATCCCATGGATAG
- the KLHDC3 gene encoding kelch domain-containing protein 3 isoform X2 has protein sequence MLRWTVHLEGGPRRVNHAAVAVGHRVYSFGGYCSGEDYETLRQIDVHVFNAVSLRWTKLPPMRSSGQAGEVPYMRYGHSAVLIDDTVYLWGGRNDTEGACNVLYGFDINTHKWFTPKVSGTVPGARDGHSACVLGKNMYVFGGYEQLADCFSNDIHKLDTSSMTWTLISAKGTPARWRDFHSATMLGNRMYVFGGRADRFGPFHSNNEIYCNRIRIFDTRAEAWLECPPTPLLPEGRRSHSAFGYNGELYIFGGYNARLNRHFHDLWKFNPVSFSWKKIEPKGKGPCPRRRQCCCIVGDKIVLFGGTSPSPEEGLGDEFDLMDHSDLHILDFNMASMPFEELLELQSRVGTKMWGRLVAGTRPDGQPQRAAPTRDRGAAEKQRPLEMSSKTRVPFLRQVVPVRKKVARDPRFDDLSGDYNPEIFEKTYRFLNEYRAKEKELVSKQLKKSKPGEEQEKLKQLLHRMDHQEAVQQERQQQQEQYLALKQEQRAQAQKGHRPYFLKKSEQRQLVLAEKYKKLKRSQKLESFLSRKRRRNAGKDRRRLPLGKD, from the exons ATGTTACGGTGGACAGTGCACCTGGAGGGCGGGCCCCGCAGGGTGAATCACGCAGCTGTGGCTGTGGGGCACCGGGTGTATTCATTTGGAGGATACTGCTCAGGAGAAGATTATGAGACATTGCGCCAGATTGATGTGCATGTCTTCAATGCAG TGTCTCTGCGGTGGACGAAGCTACCCCCAATGAGGTCCAGCGGACAGGCTGGGGAAGTGCCCTACATGCGTTATGGACATTCAGCCGTCCTCATTGATGACACGGTCTACCTGTGGGGTGGACGCAATGACACAGAAGGAGCCTGCAATGTGCTCTATGGCTTCGATATCA ATACTCACAAGTGGTTCACACCCAAGGTATCTGGCACAGTGCCTGGGGCCAGAGATGGACATTCAGCCTGCGTTCTGGGGAAGAACATGTATGTCTTTGGGGGTTATGAGCAGCTG GCTGACTGCTTTTCCAATGATATCCACAAGCTAGATACCAGCAGCATGACATGGACCCTCATTTCTGCAAAG GGCACTCCTGCACGATGGCGGGACTTTCATTCAGCTACAATGTTGGGTAACCGTATGTATGTTTTTGGTGGTCGAGCTGACCGATTTGGACCCTTTCACTCCAATAATGAGATCTATTGTAACCGAATACGTATCTTTGACACGAGGGCTGAGGCTTGGTTGGAGTGTCCCCCTACCCCACTATTGCCTGAGGGCCGAAGAAGCCACTCTGCCT ttGGGTACAATGGGGAGCTATACATATTTGGTGGCTACAATGCAAGGCTGAATCGGCATTTTCATGATCTCTGGAAGTTCAACCCAG TGTCCTTCTCTTGGAAGAAGATTGAGCCTAAGGGAAAGGGACCATGCCCCCGCCGGCGCCAGTGCTGTTGCATCGTGGGAGACAAGATTGTCCTCTTTGGGGGTACTAG TCCTTCTCCTGAGGAAGGCCTGGGAGATGAGTTTGATCTCATGGACCACTCCGACCTACACATTCTAGACTTTA ATATGGCCTCCATGCCCTTTGAGGAGCTGTTGGAGCTTCAGAGCCGCGTGGGGACCAAAATGTGGGGACGACTGGTGGCGGGGACGCGCCCTGATGGCCAGCCGCAGAGGGCGGCTCCCACTCGTGATCGGGGGGCCGCGGAGAAGCAAAG GCCCCTGGAAATGTCTTCCAAGACTCGGGTGCCGTTTTTGCGACAGGTTGTCCCCGTCAGAAAGAAG GTGGCTCGGGACCCTCGATTTGATGATTTATCAGGGGACTACAATCCGGAAATATTTGAGAAGACTTACAGATTTCTGAATGAATATCGTGCAAAAGAGAAGGAG CTGGTGTCAAAGCAATTGAAAAAGAgcaagccaggagaagaacaggAAAAGCTGAAGCAACTACTCCATCGAATG GATCATCAGGAGGCTGTTCAGCAGGAGCGGCAGCAGCAGCAAGAACAGTACCTGGCTCTGAAACAGGAACAGAGAGCCCAGGCCCAGAAAGGCCATCGACCCTACTTCTTGAAGAAAT CTGAACAGAGGCAGTTGGTACTGGCTGAGAAATACAAGAAGCTAAAGCGAAGCCAGAAGTTGGAGAGTTTCTTGAGCAGAAAGAGGCGCCGAAATGCTGGAAAAGATCGAAGACGGTTGCCCCTGGGCAAGGACTAA
- the LOC141489219 gene encoding transmembrane protein 121-like, giving the protein MASSCPTGLVVALISGSMLLADGYLLGQSPGGWRLGLGLLLSAADVCLLCVLRPVVAGAGAEAPTSRRGCAMLLWFLYVFVLEMKVYFIYRSCRAEGHCPGPPARQALTLVLALSVPGLFALLGSPEAPEILSTFRWREELRSHLLWVAVDLLDVLDVQAGLWEPPQRALPFWAEGVTFFYCYALLLLLPCAALGELSLHGPQPLPHRMVLYPLLSLLTVNLATSLIRATHLLLFRDSYVSSIFLGKNLLALALKLCMFLQYRKQWLSGPQSPQTPTGPGLIGSTQTRRPT; this is encoded by the coding sequence ATGGCATCCTCGTGCCCCACCGGGCTGGTGGTCGCCCTCATCTCGGGGAGCATGCTGCTGGCGGACGGCTATCTCCTGGGGCAGAGCCCAGGGGGCTGGCGCCTGGGCCTGGGCTTGCTGCTCTCCGCGGCTGACGTCTGCCTGCTCTGCGTCCTGCGGCCGGTGGTGGCCGGCGCGGGGGCCGAGGCCCCGACCAGCCGGCGGGGCTGCGCCATGCTGCTCTGGTTCCTCTACGTCTTTGTGCTGGAGATGAAGGTCTATTTCATTTACCGGAGCTGCCGGGCTGAGGGTCACTGCCCCGGCCCCCCTGCCCGCCAGGCCCTCACCCTGGTGCTAGCACTCAGTGTGCCTGGACTCTTTGCCCTTTTGGGGTCCCCGGAGGCTCCTGAGATTCTGTCCACCTTCCGATGGCGTGAAGAACTCCGGAGCCACCTGCTGTGGGTGGCCGTGGACTTGCTGGATGTTTTAGATGTACAGGCAGGGCTGTGGGAGCCTCCTCAGAGGGCACTGCCCTTTTGGGCAGAGGGCGTCACATTCTTCTACTGCTATGCATTGCTGTTGCTGCTACCCTGTGCAGCCCTAGGCGAGCTCAGCCTTCATGGCCCCCAGCCCCTGCCCCATCGCATGGTACTCTACCCCCTCCTCAGCCTGCTCACAGTTAACCTGGCCACAAGCCTAATCCGGGCCACCCATCTTCTCCTCTTCCGTGACTCTTATGTCTCCAGCATCTTTCTAGGAAAGAACCTGCTGGCCTTGGCCCTCAAGCTCTGCATGTTTCTGCAGTACCGAAAACAGTGGCTCTCTGGCCCACAGTCACCCCAGACTCCCACTGGGCCTGGCCTTATAGGCTCAACTCAGACCAGGAGGCCAACGTGA